TACTACTTATTCTCTACAGTTGAATTATGCCGATTTCTTAGCCTTCAAAAGTGATGAGGTGGATGCAGCGGTGGATATGTTGACCGAACTGGAGAAAGAAAACCTCAATCCCATTCAGAAAGCTCAGGTTAAGATGAAGCTGGCTGATATTTTGGTTTTGAAAGAACAGTTCAACCGCGCCTTGATTCTTTATACGCAGGTACAAAACGATGTTCCCAACAATGAATTGGCACAAGAATCACAATTCAAAGTAGCGCGTACCAGTTATTTTCAGGGTGATTTCCCTTGGAGTTTGACCCAGTTGAAAGTCCTGAGGAGCGCAGCCAGTAAACTGATTGCAAACGATGCTATGGAATTGAGCCTCACGATTTCAGATCATTCTGTTGAGGATACGACTTTTGTTGCTTTGCACGCTTTCGCGAAAGCGGACCTACTACAATATCAAAACAAACGCAAAGAATCTATAGAGAGGTACAAGCTCTTGCTGGAGAACCATAAAGGTGACCCGATCGAAGACGAGGCCTTGCTCAACCTGGCGCGATTGTTTGAGTTAGAGGGCGATTTTAAGAGCGCCGAGAGCAGCTACCTGTCCATCGTTCAAAATTATGGAGATGGAATACTGGCAGACGATGCTCGATATTATTTAGCCAGATTATACGAAGAACGACTGGAGATGCCAGACAAAGCTCAACCTTTATATGAAGCCATCATCTTTAATCACGCCGATTCCATCCACTTGGTAGACGCTCGACGTAGATTCAGGAGATTGAGGGGAGATGAGATATAGGTTTCAAAAACAAAAACAAAAACAAAATCAAAATCAAAGTAATAACCAAAACTATAGATCAAAGCTTCATAACTCAATTTCGAAACGCCTAAAGCCCTAAGCTAACAACTGACAACTAACAACCATTTAACCGTTAACAATTAACTATTAACCCAAATCCATGTCTTCCATAATATATAACGTCACTTGCAACATGAGCCCTTCGGTAGAAAAAGAATGGCTGGAATGGATGAATGAGCACATCCCAAAAGTGCTAAGTACCGGCTTGTTTCTTGAGGCGCGTTTGACTCGTGTGCTTATAAAAGAAAATGATGGCGCAAGTACGTTTTCCATTCAGTATAAGGCGATCGATAGAAAATCACTAGATAAGTACATTAATGAGCATTCTGATACGTTGCGCCGTGAGGGTTTTGAGAAGTTTGGAGACTCAGTTTTGTCTTTTAGAACGGAACTTGAAGTAATTGATGAATATCGAGTGAATATCAATTGAACAGCAATTCGAATTTATAGAATAGGAATATATGAATCAGAAAATTTCACGTGTGCTCCAGTCGCTTTTAATATTTCCATTTCTCATTTCCTGCGATGAATTTATTGAAGGAACAGTAATTTACAATAAAGGCAATTTTGATACGGTAGAAATGCAATTTTACACTCGAATCAATCGCTCTGATCTAGAGAGCAGGGTCTATCGATTAGAAGAAACGGCTCTTTTAGACGAGTTTCAAGATAAATTTGAAAAAAATGAAAGTCGTCTAGGTTCTGGACAAGTAAGTGCCAATTTTGTGATAGATTCTGATTCGGTCGTGATTATATTTAATAATGAGCGTCGCTTCTCTTTTCCAAATGGATCCGAACCCTTAAACTCTGCAGAGAATACCTTGTTTTTTCAAAACGAATATTATGAAATAAGTGGTTCAACAATTTACACAAAAACATTTACACAACAAGATTATGAAGATGCTGAGGAAATCTAGAATTTTAAAATTTGTGCTATGTTTTTCAACGCTTTTCTTGATCGCTGGACAATGCGATGACGACGATGGCGGAATTCCACAAGCAGATGATGATGGAGGCGCTGTGATGGAAAATAAATTTAGCATAGGTGCTGACACTTACGATCTTGACGAAGGTTTTAAAGGTGTGGCGACAAATTTTGCTCCTGGAGGTTTCTCGACCTTTTTCACATTTACTGCAGATGGTCTTACCGTAGAAAATGCAGACTATAGTGGCAGAGGTAATTTTGTGGCGCTAGAATTTTATACTTCTACGAGTGTGCTTGGAGATGGTACTTATCCTATTGATAACAGTGAAAACCCCAATACGGTTGAGGTTACGTATGCTTTAGATTTTGATGCAGCTAATCCTTTTTTTCCACCTCAAAACGTATTTAATGGAACGGTCGACTTTGAGCGAGTGGATGATGAAAACTTCATCATCAATGTTACAGGAGTGGATAATGATAGCGGTCAAACCTTTCGGGCATCTTATTCTGGATTGGTCACTACTGTCCAATAAGAATAATAGAACCTGCTAAATGATTTAATCAGGTTAGGTCGAACTGATGGTTTTTTTGATTCATGATTTTGTTAAAAACCTACTCATAAATCTTGATAATCACGGCTTGTTTTCAAGACTTTGCGGTGGCATTCTTTTATTTTTGTGTGCTTAATTTTTAAGCTCTCACAATATGTCTTCCATTCGCGCAAAATCTGCCCTTATTTCTGTTTTTCATAAAGACGGTCTAGAGCCTATCGTTCGTAAAATGAGCGATTTAGGAATCACCATTTATTCCACCGGTGGAACTGAAAAGTTCATCAAAGATCTTGGTATAGACGTGGTTCCGGTAGAAGATGTGACTTCTTATCCATCGATTTTGGGCGGTCGAGTAAAAACCTTGCACCCTAAAGTTTTTGGAGGAATATTAAACAGACGCGATAATGAGGGCGACGTGAGTCAATTAGCGGAATTTGATATTCCACAATTGGACATTGTGATCGTGGATCTGTATCCATTTGAGAAAACCGTTGCAAGCGGTGCGAGTGAGCAGGATAACATTGAAAAAATTGACATAGGTGGGATTTCCTTGATCCGTGCCGGTGCAAAAAATTATAAAGACACTCTTTGCGTAGGGACTATGGACGATTATGCAGAGTTGCTTGAGGTGCTTGAAAAAGGCGAGGGAGAAACTACCTTAGCGCAACGTAAACGATTTGCCACCAGGTGTTTTGATGTCTCGTCAAACTATGACAGCGCGATCTATCAGTACTTTACTGGGGATGCTCAGGATCAATCCTTGAAAGTGAGTGAGCAAATTGTGATGTCGTTGCGTTATGGTGAGAATCCGCATCAGCGTGGTTGGTTTTACGGAGATTTTGAAGCGATGTTCATAAAGCATCACGGTAAGGAGTTGTCATACAATAACTTACTCGATGTAGACGCAGCTGTAAATCTCATGAGCGAGTTTGAAAATGACGCGCCTACTTTTGCCATATTTAAACATAACAATGCTTGTGGTGTTGCACAAAGAGACACTATTCATCAAGCTTACGTAGATGCACTAGCGGGTGATCCGGTTTCTGCTTTTGGCGGGATTTTAATCGCAAATACAGCAGTAGACCTGCAAACCGCTGAGGAAATACACAAACTTTTCTGTGAGGTGGTAATCGCACCATCATTTGATGCCGATGCGTTAGAACTGCTCAAAGGAAAGAAAAACAGAATTCTATTAACCTTGAAGGAGGGTGCGCTTTCGCGAAAGCGAGACAACAACCACAAAGAGGTACGAGCTTCATTAAATGGATTTTTGGTGCAAGATGCCAACATTAAAACGGATCAAAAAGAAGACCTCAAAACCGCAACGGAACTTGCGCCTACTGATGAGCAAGTGGAGGATTTACTATTTGCCTCAAAGATTTGCAAACACACAAAATCAAACACTATCGTACTGGCTAAAGGCAAGCAATTGTGTGCGAGTGGTACGGGACAGACTTCACGAGTTGACGCATTGAATCAGGCGATTCACAAAGCAGGAAGTTTCAACTTTGACCTGAATGGTGCCGTGATGGCAAGTGATGCTTTCTTTCCATTTCCAGATTGTGTGGAGATTGCAGATAATGCAGGTATTACAGCTGTTATTCAGCCGGGTGGAAGCATCAAAGACCAGCTTTCCATTGATTATTGTAATGAGCATAAAATTGCCATGGTTTTTACAGGAACGCGACACTTTAAACATTAGAAAAGTAGTAGCTTTGCTGAACCCCTAATTCTAACAGTTTCCGATTATTACCCATGGGATTTTTTGATTTTCTTACTGAAGATATTGCCATCGATCTTGGAACGGCAAATACACTCATTGTTCACAACGGTAAAGTTGTGGTGGACAGTCCGTCCATTGTGGCAAGGGATAGAAGGTCTGGAAAGATCATCGCCGTAGGTAAGGAAGCTGCGATGATGCAGGGAAAAACGCATGAAAACATCAAAACGATCAGACCACTCAAGGATGGTGTAATCGCAGATTTTGATGCCAGTGAAAAAATGATCTCCATGTTTATCAAGGAGATTCCAGCGCTTAAAAAGAAACTTTTTGCACCATCATTAAGAATGGTGATCTGTATCCCATCTGGGATTACTGAGGTTGAAATGCGTGCGGTAAAGGATAGTGCAGAGCGTGTTAATGGTAAAGAAGTCTATTTGATCCATGAGCCTATGGCTGCCGCTATAGGTATAGGTGTGGATATCATGCAGCCTAAAGGAAACATGATCGTCGATATAGGTGGTGGTACGACTGAGATTGCGGTTATTGCTTTGGGAGGAATCGTCTGTGACCGGTCGGTAAAGATTGCGGGAGATGTTTTTACAAATGACATCGTTTACTACATGCGTACCCAGCACAATCTATATGTGGGAGAACGCACAGCAGAAAAAATAAAAATTCAGATAGGTGCGGCAACTGAAGATCTAGAAACGCCTCCAGAGGAGATGAACGTTCAGGGGCGTGACCTTCTCACTGGGAAACCTAAAGAAGTAAAGATCAGCTATCGTGAGATTGCAAAGGCTCTCGATAAATCTATTTTGAGAGTAGAAGATGCCGTAATGGAAACTTTATCACAAACTCCTCCAGAACTTGCCGCTGATATCTATAATACGGGAATCTATCTCGCCGGTGGTGGCTCAATGCTTAGAGGGCTTGATAAAAGGTTGTCCATGAAAACAGATCTACCTGTTTACATTGCAGAAGATCCTTTAAGAGCAGTTGTGCGAGGAACAGGTCTTACCTTGAAGAATCTGGATAAATTTAAAAGTGTTTTGGCTAATAAATACTAGCCGTAATCGATTACAGAGTGGGAGTTTATGCAACAGATTGTCAACTTTCTGATCAAGCACAGAAATTTGTTGCTGTTTCTAGTTTTGTTTGGGATTTCTCTTTTTTTTACCATTCAGTCACACGATTACCATCGTAACGCCTTTATCAGTTCTTCTAACTCGATCTCTGGCGGCATTCTCAGCACTCGAGATGATATAACGAGTTATTTTGATCTGAAATCTGAAAATCAACGTTTACAAGAAGAAAATGCTCTGTTGAGGATGCGACTTTCCAAAGCTGCTGATACTCTCCTAGGCCAGCCAGTGGACACCCTCATCAGCGATGCGCCATATACGATAATTCCCGCTCGAGTGGTTAAGAATAGCTTCTCCAAACGTGATAATTACCTCACGCTAGATGTAGGAACAGATCAAAAAATAGAGGAAGATCAAGGGGTATATAACAGCAACGGTGTGGTAGGCGTAATTGACGAGACTGGCAACCGATTTTCTAGGGTAGTTTCTATTTTGAACACACAGTTGTCCATAAGTGCATCTATTAAAAATACTTCGACCATCGGTTCCTTGAAATGGGACGGAGAAGATCCTTATTATGTTAATCTAGAAGACGTCCCTAGACTTGCTCAGGTTAAAAATGGTGACTCTGTTGTTACTGGAAATTTGTCTACTATTTTCCCTCCAGGGATTTTGATAGGCACTATAGAGAGCGCTGAGCTCTTGGGTAATTCAGGGCGTTATAATATAAGAGTACGCTTGAGTAACGACATGACTGATTTAGGTCATGCTTATGTAGTGAGAAAAAGGGATCGGGATGCGATCCAAGTAATTGATACACTCGGTTTGAATGAATAAGTCCTGGTATCATACAATAGCTCGGTTTTTTATACTGCTGCTGGTGCAAATTTTTGTATTAGATCAGATTCATTTTTTTGGATTCATCAGTCCTATGGTCTATTTCTTATTTGTACTATTAGTTCCCATTCGTATAAAGCTAGCTCCATATTTACTATTGGCTTTCTTCTATGGCTGGATCTTAGACACATTTAATGATACTGGTGGGGCGCATGCAGCTGCCTGTTTGACACTGGCATTTTCACGGGATTTGCTACTGGGTCTAGTCTATGGAGAAAGCTATAAGTTACAGAACCTCAAGATTACTCGAAGCCCTTTAAATCGAATCATCTTACTACTGATCCTGTCTATTTTAATTCATCATTTAGTATATTATTTTCTGGTGATTTTTAACATTTTTCAGATAATAACCACTTTAAAAATGGTGTTTCTGGTAGGGGTTGCTTCGTTTATAATATCCCTAGGTATATTAATGCTCATAAAACCTAAAAAGAGGTCGTGAAGAAACTTCTATTTCTTTTAGTAATCATCGTGACGGGAATAGTATTCTTGTCTAGGTTGTTCTATTTGCAAATAGTGGACGAAGACTTGAAAAGAAAGGCCGAAGCCAACTCGGTAAAAACTGTCTTCGATTACCCAGAACGTGGCTTTATCTATGATCGCAACGGTAAGCTTATGGTGGCCAACCAGGTCGCTTATGATGTAATGGTTATTCCGCGAGAGATCAGAAGTCTGGATACCTTGGAACTGTGCCGATTGTTAAAGATCGAGAAGTCTCGTTTGAATCAAGAACTTGAAAAGGCAAAGAACTGGAGTTACAGAAAAGGGAGTGTGATCATTCCACAGCTTACTCAAGAAGAATACGCTCCATTACAGGAAAAACTCAGAAAATTCCCAGGGTTTTATATTCAGCGTAGATCATTGCGCAGCTATCAGGTAAATCACAGTGCAAGTGTACTGGGTTACATACGTGAAGCCAGTAGGATCAAGGTAGAATCTGACCCATACTACAGTCTCGGTGATTTAGAGGGAAAGAGCGGTATTGAAAAGCAATATGAAGAGGTACTACGTGGACGCAAGGGTGTTAAAAAGTATCTGAAAGATCACTTCGGGCGCATCATAGAGCCGTACAAGAATGGATCAAACGACACTATTCCTGAAAACGGTTCTGACCTGACAGTTACCCTTGATGCTGAACTCCAGAAGTATGGAGAGATGCTCATGACTAACAAGCGCGGTGGGATCGTTGCCATAGAACCTAAAACAGGTGAAATATTAAGTCTTGTTACAGCGCCCAACTATGACCCTAAGATTTTGATGGGACGCGATCGCAGCAAGAATATTAATGCGATCATCAGGGATACCATTAGAAAACCTACAGTCAATCGAGTCTTACAAGGTCAGTATGCGCCCGGATCACCCTTTAAAGTAATCAACGCTTTGGTGGGCTTGCAAGAAGGTGTAGTGACACCGCAAGAGCGTTTCAGATGCAGTCATGGATATAATTATGGGGGGGCGAGAAAACTAGGCTGTCACGCTCATGCTTCACCTTTAGCTATGAATAAAGGTATAGCAGAAAGCTGTAACGCTTACTTCGCTCAAGTCTATAGACGCATTATTGAAAAAGGAGCCACACCTGAAGAAGGAATGGATACCTGGCACGATCACGTAACCAGTTTTGGATTGGGCAATTATTTGGGTTACGACCTTCCCGTAGGTCAGCCAGGCTTGATTCCAGATGGAGATTATTACGATCGCAGCTACAAATACCAGTGGTATGCACCAGCAACCATTTCAAATGCGATCGGACAAGGAGAAGTTTATCTGACTCCCATCCAAATGGCAAACATGACGGCAGCTATTGCCAATCGTGGTTATTATTATACACCCCATATTATCAAAGAAATAGGAGATAGTCCTATCAATGATCCTACCTATACAGAAAAGAGGCATACCACCATCGATCCTAAATATTTTGAACCTGTTGTTGAGGGCATGAATGAGGTGTATAAAAGTGGTACTGCAAAACGGGTACAGGTACCAGATATAGAGATATGTGGTAAAACGGGTACGGTAGAGAACTTTGTCAAAATCGACGGTAAAAGAACTCAGCTAACGGATCACTCCGTATTTGTCGCATTTGCTCCAAAGGATGATCCTAAAATTGCCTTGACCGTCTTTATAGAAAATGGGTATTGGGGATCGCGTTATGCGGCAAAAATTGCCAGTCTCATGATTGAGAAATACCTCAAAAATGAGATAACCCGTACAGATTTAGAAGATTATGTTCTGAACTACAGCTTAGAACATGAATATGTTAAACCTTACAGTGGCAAGGAGTTTACCATTAATCCTGCCGTTGATCAAGGGAAGATAACTCCACAAGATACCTTGAGTGTACCACCATCAGAAATAAGACGTCGTTATGGCTACGGGCGATAAAGCTTATTATGACTTTGTTTCAATTTTCCTTTATCTAGCGCTTGTTATAGTTGGCTGGGTAGCCATATACAGCGCGACGCCTACTTTAGAATATTCCAGTCTTATGGATTTGTCAGAACTGTATGGCAAGCAGTTGATATTCATTCTAGCTTCCCTATTCATCGCTGTCATAC
This genomic interval from Nonlabens spongiae contains the following:
- the mreC gene encoding rod shape-determining protein MreC; the protein is MQQIVNFLIKHRNLLLFLVLFGISLFFTIQSHDYHRNAFISSSNSISGGILSTRDDITSYFDLKSENQRLQEENALLRMRLSKAADTLLGQPVDTLISDAPYTIIPARVVKNSFSKRDNYLTLDVGTDQKIEEDQGVYNSNGVVGVIDETGNRFSRVVSILNTQLSISASIKNTSTIGSLKWDGEDPYYVNLEDVPRLAQVKNGDSVVTGNLSTIFPPGILIGTIESAELLGNSGRYNIRVRLSNDMTDLGHAYVVRKRDRDAIQVIDTLGLNE
- a CDS encoding rod shape-determining protein, with the translated sequence MGFFDFLTEDIAIDLGTANTLIVHNGKVVVDSPSIVARDRRSGKIIAVGKEAAMMQGKTHENIKTIRPLKDGVIADFDASEKMISMFIKEIPALKKKLFAPSLRMVICIPSGITEVEMRAVKDSAERVNGKEVYLIHEPMAAAIGIGVDIMQPKGNMIVDIGGGTTEIAVIALGGIVCDRSVKIAGDVFTNDIVYYMRTQHNLYVGERTAEKIKIQIGAATEDLETPPEEMNVQGRDLLTGKPKEVKISYREIAKALDKSILRVEDAVMETLSQTPPELAADIYNTGIYLAGGGSMLRGLDKRLSMKTDLPVYIAEDPLRAVVRGTGLTLKNLDKFKSVLANKY
- the purH gene encoding bifunctional phosphoribosylaminoimidazolecarboxamide formyltransferase/IMP cyclohydrolase; this translates as MSSIRAKSALISVFHKDGLEPIVRKMSDLGITIYSTGGTEKFIKDLGIDVVPVEDVTSYPSILGGRVKTLHPKVFGGILNRRDNEGDVSQLAEFDIPQLDIVIVDLYPFEKTVASGASEQDNIEKIDIGGISLIRAGAKNYKDTLCVGTMDDYAELLEVLEKGEGETTLAQRKRFATRCFDVSSNYDSAIYQYFTGDAQDQSLKVSEQIVMSLRYGENPHQRGWFYGDFEAMFIKHHGKELSYNNLLDVDAAVNLMSEFENDAPTFAIFKHNNACGVAQRDTIHQAYVDALAGDPVSAFGGILIANTAVDLQTAEEIHKLFCEVVIAPSFDADALELLKGKKNRILLTLKEGALSRKRDNNHKEVRASLNGFLVQDANIKTDQKEDLKTATELAPTDEQVEDLLFASKICKHTKSNTIVLAKGKQLCASGTGQTSRVDALNQAIHKAGSFNFDLNGAVMASDAFFPFPDCVEIADNAGITAVIQPGGSIKDQLSIDYCNEHKIAMVFTGTRHFKH
- the mrdA gene encoding penicillin-binding protein 2 — its product is MKKLLFLLVIIVTGIVFLSRLFYLQIVDEDLKRKAEANSVKTVFDYPERGFIYDRNGKLMVANQVAYDVMVIPREIRSLDTLELCRLLKIEKSRLNQELEKAKNWSYRKGSVIIPQLTQEEYAPLQEKLRKFPGFYIQRRSLRSYQVNHSASVLGYIREASRIKVESDPYYSLGDLEGKSGIEKQYEEVLRGRKGVKKYLKDHFGRIIEPYKNGSNDTIPENGSDLTVTLDAELQKYGEMLMTNKRGGIVAIEPKTGEILSLVTAPNYDPKILMGRDRSKNINAIIRDTIRKPTVNRVLQGQYAPGSPFKVINALVGLQEGVVTPQERFRCSHGYNYGGARKLGCHAHASPLAMNKGIAESCNAYFAQVYRRIIEKGATPEEGMDTWHDHVTSFGLGNYLGYDLPVGQPGLIPDGDYYDRSYKYQWYAPATISNAIGQGEVYLTPIQMANMTAAIANRGYYYTPHIIKEIGDSPINDPTYTEKRHTTIDPKYFEPVVEGMNEVYKSGTAKRVQVPDIEICGKTGTVENFVKIDGKRTQLTDHSVFVAFAPKDDPKIALTVFIENGYWGSRYAAKIASLMIEKYLKNEITRTDLEDYVLNYSLEHEYVKPYSGKEFTINPAVDQGKITPQDTLSVPPSEIRRRYGYGR
- a CDS encoding DUF4286 family protein, with the protein product MSSIIYNVTCNMSPSVEKEWLEWMNEHIPKVLSTGLFLEARLTRVLIKENDGASTFSIQYKAIDRKSLDKYINEHSDTLRREGFEKFGDSVLSFRTELEVIDEYRVNIN